A window of the Candidatus Schekmanbacteria bacterium genome harbors these coding sequences:
- the prsK gene encoding PEP-CTERM system histidine kinase PrsK — MLLYSFVSLKILIAGSFIIIIFCMLFIFSIVRYRLLDVNVFISRYVVYRSASILAVGIYLLLAGGLLKLTAIVGGEDFQYIKPIIIFCAVLLFLLFFFSERIRRKAQVFINKNFFANKYDYRLVWTRFTEELGEAVTIDKLMPALAEMIAGIMWVQPVSVWLYDEEEKSFNIAGRFNLSYIPYERISKFDFNEEIFFEKEIVDLKKINNNELGIFSEKFREIIKSSDTQLVLPLKIKEDLLGFLLIGGTVTGDELNDEDYELLQTLSRQSAGIIQSVRLAEKLRVTQQMESISKITTFVVHDLKNLISSLEVLLDNAKEYIDNKEFQKDMLETLENTGKKMTQMIEKISTASNDSLFVFNTFNLIDIIKISIDELKLDKNPRVKLFKEYDENKVVPVWGDEKAIKKVVSNVLINALQAIPKKDGEIKISIEMNKFAVILKIKDNGAGMSEEFINNYLFKPFKTTKEGGLGIGLYQCRTIINAHRDAELYCESAVGKGTTFFIKLPVSDRGDTN, encoded by the coding sequence ATCTTGTTATATTCCTTTGTCAGTCTTAAAATTCTTATCGCAGGGTCATTTATAATTATTATCTTTTGCATGCTTTTTATCTTTTCTATCGTAAGATACCGTCTTCTTGATGTTAATGTTTTCATATCGAGATATGTTGTCTATAGGTCAGCATCGATTCTTGCAGTGGGAATATATCTTTTATTGGCAGGAGGGCTTCTTAAATTAACAGCCATAGTGGGTGGCGAGGACTTTCAGTATATAAAACCTATCATAATATTTTGTGCTGTTTTACTATTTTTGCTTTTCTTTTTTTCAGAAAGAATCAGAAGAAAGGCGCAGGTTTTTATTAACAAGAACTTTTTTGCCAATAAATATGATTATCGACTGGTTTGGACAAGATTTACAGAAGAATTAGGTGAGGCAGTTACGATAGACAAATTAATGCCTGCATTGGCTGAAATGATTGCAGGCATTATGTGGGTCCAACCCGTTTCTGTTTGGCTTTATGACGAAGAAGAAAAATCATTCAATATCGCTGGAAGATTCAATCTTTCTTATATCCCATATGAAAGAATTTCCAAATTCGATTTTAATGAAGAGATTTTCTTTGAAAAGGAAATCGTAGATTTAAAAAAGATAAATAATAATGAACTTGGAATCTTTTCAGAAAAATTCAGGGAGATAATCAAATCTTCTGATACACAGCTTGTCCTGCCCTTGAAAATTAAAGAAGATTTATTAGGTTTTTTATTGATTGGCGGCACAGTTACCGGAGATGAACTCAACGATGAAGATTACGAGCTACTACAGACTCTTTCCCGTCAATCTGCAGGGATAATTCAAAGTGTTAGGTTGGCTGAGAAATTAAGAGTTACTCAGCAGATGGAGTCGATTTCTAAAATTACTACTTTTGTTGTCCATGACTTAAAGAATCTTATCTCCTCTCTTGAAGTACTCTTGGATAATGCAAAAGAGTATATAGATAATAAGGAATTTCAAAAGGATATGTTGGAAACACTCGAAAACACTGGCAAAAAAATGACTCAAATGATTGAAAAGATTTCTACGGCTTCAAATGATTCATTATTTGTTTTCAATACTTTTAACCTAATTGATATAATCAAAATTAGCATCGATGAATTGAAGCTCGATAAGAATCCAAGGGTAAAATTATTCAAGGAGTATGATGAAAATAAAGTAGTGCCGGTATGGGGTGATGAAAAAGCAATAAAAAAAGTTGTATCCAATGTGCTCATCAATGCCCTTCAGGCAATTCCAAAAAAAGACGGAGAAATTAAAATTTCTATTGAGATGAACAAATTTGCTGTTATACTTAAAATAAAAGACAATGGAGCAGGTATGAGTGAGGAATTTATCAACAATTATCTGTTCAAACCTTTTAAGACAACAAAGGAAGGCGGATTAGGCATTGGACTTTATCAATGTCGCACAATTATAAATGCCCACAGGGACGCAGAGCTATATTGTGAAAGTGCTGTTGGGAAAGGTACAACTTTTTTTATTAAACTTCCTGTCTCTGATAGAGGAGATACAAATTGA